A stretch of the Arcobacter sp. LA11 genome encodes the following:
- a CDS encoding L,D-transpeptidase family protein gives MQIVKIISTIFFITFLVGCTKQVPSDKVTILEEKKALTEQVLLEKTEEKIINKIPEYILTKNEKEFLKILEADKYASLCGNLDEYLFIKNMPNSEKKSAQLKELFYNYANNLNNSCIDQDSFNSTLKKSKYKKNKQFYEMYNAKLDKESLLNQYSLNNSSIEKILEKYTPKHPDFFKLIEKLDISKLSKIEYNKLRLNIERLKLLKYAGNDNFIQLNVPSFDFSLYEEGKKTRSFGTVVGEKETQTPILSSKLSYFIINPTWNIPDSIAKETIIPNALKDKNYLKRKNIVIRKNYKLDSKKFRFKDIKWKKYLKKHVKYIPYKFIQLPSSTNGMGRVKFMFPNEYAVYMHDTIGTWRFKSNKEKIRFVSHGCVRLEHPISFMKHITTNYTPKSYKSIRKTYLNNEMKTVGLSKKIPVHITYITSSIKKDGKVSFHKDVYGYDKIQKLNFSPYTQTVLLSEKNKNEQIN, from the coding sequence ATGCAAATAGTAAAAATAATATCTACAATTTTTTTTATAACATTTTTAGTTGGTTGTACAAAGCAAGTTCCAAGTGATAAAGTTACAATCTTAGAAGAAAAAAAAGCTCTTACAGAACAAGTTCTACTTGAAAAAACAGAAGAAAAAATAATTAATAAAATTCCAGAATATATTTTAACAAAAAATGAAAAAGAGTTTTTAAAAATATTAGAAGCTGATAAGTATGCATCATTATGTGGAAACTTAGATGAATATTTATTTATAAAAAATATGCCTAACAGTGAAAAAAAATCTGCACAATTAAAAGAATTATTTTATAATTATGCAAATAATTTAAATAACTCTTGTATCGATCAAGATTCTTTTAACTCAACACTTAAAAAATCTAAATATAAAAAAAATAAACAGTTTTATGAAATGTATAATGCTAAATTAGACAAAGAGTCTTTACTTAATCAATATAGTTTAAATAATAGTTCAATAGAAAAAATTCTTGAAAAATATACTCCAAAACATCCAGATTTTTTTAAACTTATTGAAAAACTGGATATTAGTAAACTTTCAAAAATAGAATACAACAAATTAAGATTAAATATTGAAAGATTAAAACTTTTAAAATATGCAGGAAATGATAATTTCATTCAATTAAATGTTCCTTCATTTGATTTCTCTTTATATGAGGAAGGGAAAAAAACCAGAAGTTTTGGTACTGTAGTTGGTGAAAAAGAGACTCAGACTCCTATCCTTTCAAGTAAACTTTCATATTTTATTATAAATCCTACTTGGAATATTCCTGATTCTATTGCAAAAGAGACAATTATTCCAAATGCTTTAAAAGATAAAAACTACCTAAAGAGAAAAAATATAGTAATTCGAAAAAACTATAAGCTTGATTCTAAAAAATTTAGATTTAAAGATATTAAATGGAAAAAGTATTTAAAAAAACATGTGAAATATATTCCATATAAATTTATTCAACTACCTTCAAGTACAAATGGTATGGGAAGAGTTAAGTTTATGTTTCCAAATGAGTATGCAGTTTATATGCATGATACCATTGGAACATGGCGATTTAAAAGTAATAAAGAAAAAATTAGATTCGTTAGCCATGGTTGTGTAAGACTTGAACATCCAATTAGCTTTATGAAACATATTACTACAAATTATACTCCTAAATCTTATAAAAGTATTAGAAAAACATATTTAAATAATGAAATGAAAACAGTGGGGTTGAGTAAAAAAATACCGGTTCATATTACTTATATAACATCGTCAATTAAAAAAGATGGAAAAGTTTCTTTTCATAAAGATGTTTATGGTTATGATAAAATTCAAAAACTAAATTTTTCTCCTTATACTCAAACAGTTTTACTTTCTGAAAAAAATAAAAACGAACAAATAAATTAA
- a CDS encoding mechanosensitive ion channel family protein produces the protein MGNFFFKKLFFILFIPLFLFSQEVIKEDTTQKSIDDHLKEQQLIAQEVIKDINNEKYLNEEYEDKDYEQKTNYLLSRININKRQGNFSAVKRDEIKVLLLEEKRVFQNTLIDIIYAKRSLKDKDFFVNIISNNIELLEKDKSFKYKEFYEDELTKDNKISKEFVQNYLRLTNQNSQQLFTLNYLLDNINLYRKTNFFIDKFNLQSFIKLIDSQSWISSISEFTSYNLKFSVGEIIVVLLIVVFFRLLNTRIITLLSVFINILLTKKIDSLEEKESVHYYIKKSIERPLILALYILAIKISLYILVKDTETINNIVPWINTLYMGLFTWAIYSLLTNSISNYAQHLVVKYPNVRREMIVFVLRIIKIILILLVILFLFAQLGIDIKAIAASLGVGGIAIALASKDTLTNFFGSLSIMADNSFTQGDWIKTGGVEGTVVDIRMRTTRIRTFDNAMITVPNSELANTNIKNYSKRRIGRRIKMKLGITYESSMSDIINLKNDIYEMLSNHPQIATNKSEPLDKTRKFEAIKKEDLYGVKRTLLVFIDEYDASSINILVYCFSRSPGWENWLTIKEDVLIKIHELVEKNNCEFAYPTQTLHMKNDPKEVELL, from the coding sequence ATGGGTAACTTTTTTTTTAAAAAACTTTTTTTCATACTATTTATCCCTTTATTCCTTTTTTCACAAGAAGTGATAAAAGAAGATACAACACAAAAAAGTATCGATGATCATTTAAAAGAACAACAACTAATTGCACAAGAAGTGATAAAAGATATAAATAATGAAAAATATTTAAATGAAGAATACGAAGATAAAGACTATGAGCAAAAAACAAATTACTTACTTAGTAGAATTAATATTAACAAAAGACAAGGTAATTTCTCGGCAGTAAAAAGAGATGAGATAAAAGTTCTTTTGTTAGAAGAAAAACGTGTATTTCAAAATACATTAATAGATATAATTTATGCAAAAAGGTCCCTTAAAGATAAAGATTTTTTTGTAAATATAATATCGAATAATATAGAACTTTTAGAAAAAGATAAATCTTTTAAATATAAAGAATTTTATGAAGATGAATTAACAAAAGATAATAAAATTTCAAAAGAATTTGTACAAAACTATTTAAGACTGACAAATCAAAATAGCCAACAGTTGTTCACGCTTAACTACTTGCTTGATAATATCAATCTATATAGAAAAACTAACTTTTTTATTGATAAATTCAATCTTCAATCATTTATTAAACTTATTGATAGTCAATCTTGGATTTCTTCAATTTCAGAATTTACAAGTTATAACCTAAAGTTTTCAGTAGGTGAAATTATAGTTGTACTTTTAATTGTTGTATTCTTTAGGCTTTTAAATACAAGAATAATTACCCTATTAAGTGTTTTTATTAATATACTACTTACAAAAAAAATTGATTCTTTAGAAGAAAAAGAGAGTGTCCATTATTATATTAAAAAATCTATAGAGAGACCATTGATTTTGGCTCTTTATATTTTGGCTATTAAAATATCATTATATATTTTAGTAAAAGATACGGAAACTATAAATAATATTGTTCCTTGGATAAATACTCTTTATATGGGATTATTTACATGGGCAATATACTCACTTCTTACAAATAGTATATCAAACTATGCTCAACATTTAGTTGTTAAATATCCAAATGTTAGAAGAGAAATGATTGTATTTGTATTAAGGATTATTAAAATTATTCTTATTTTATTAGTAATTCTTTTTCTATTTGCACAATTAGGTATTGATATAAAAGCAATAGCTGCTTCACTTGGAGTTGGGGGTATTGCCATTGCCTTAGCATCTAAAGATACTCTTACAAACTTCTTTGGTTCTTTAAGTATCATGGCTGATAATTCTTTTACTCAAGGAGATTGGATAAAAACAGGTGGAGTAGAAGGAACTGTTGTTGATATAAGAATGAGAACAACAAGAATTAGAACATTTGATAATGCAATGATTACTGTTCCAAACTCAGAACTTGCTAATACAAATATTAAAAACTATTCAAAAAGAAGAATTGGTAGAAGAATTAAAATGAAACTTGGGATTACTTACGAAAGTTCTATGAGTGATATTATTAACTTAAAAAATGATATTTATGAAATGCTTAGTAATCATCCACAAATAGCCACTAATAAAAGTGAACCACTTGATAAAACTAGAAAATTTGAAGCTATTAAAAAAGAAGATTTATATGGAGTAAAAAGAACTCTTTTAGTTTTTATAGATGAATATGATGCAAGTTCAATTAATATTTTAGTTTACTGTTTCTCAAGAAGTCCTGGTTGGGAAAACTGGTTAACTATAAAAGAAGATGTTTTAATTAAAATACATGAATTAGTAGAAAAAAACAATTGTGAATTTGCATATCCTACACAAACACTTCATATGAAAAATG
- a CDS encoding flavodoxin, whose protein sequence is MKAIFYASSTGNTEEVAGKINEKLDGFELIDIANDGVDKMNECESIIVGVSTWGEGDLQDDWEDCLADVQAIDFSNKTVALFGLGDQDGYPDEFVDALGIMHEEISSKGANIIGHTSTDGYEYDESKAEVDGNFIGLVIDEDNQSELTDERIDNWCTTIKNQI, encoded by the coding sequence ATGAAAGCAATATTTTATGCAAGTAGTACTGGAAATACAGAAGAAGTAGCAGGTAAAATTAATGAAAAGTTAGATGGTTTTGAACTTATTGATATAGCAAATGATGGAGTAGATAAAATGAATGAATGTGAAAGTATAATTGTTGGTGTATCTACTTGGGGAGAAGGTGACTTACAAGATGATTGGGAAGATTGTCTAGCAGATGTTCAAGCAATAGATTTTTCAAATAAAACAGTAGCTCTTTTTGGTTTAGGGGATCAAGATGGATACCCCGATGAATTTGTTGATGCTTTAGGAATAATGCATGAAGAAATTTCTTCAAAAGGTGCAAATATTATTGGACATACTTCAACTGATGGATATGAATATGATGAATCAAAAGCAGAAGTAGATGGCAATTTTATAGGATTAGTAATTGATGAAGATAATCAATCTGAACTTACAGATGAAAGAATAGATAATTGGTGTACAACAATAAAAAATCAAATCTAG
- a CDS encoding DUF2325 domain-containing protein — protein MSILIIGGDKIETIKGILAELGEFSITHWDTRKKSSSCKKDIPLNTDYVLMLTDFLNHNAMYKYRKEAKKKNIPLICSKRSASSVYCEVCKFLKMNSCKD, from the coding sequence ATGTCAATTTTAATAATTGGTGGAGATAAAATAGAAACTATAAAAGGAATACTTGCTGAGCTTGGTGAGTTTTCAATTACACATTGGGATACTAGAAAGAAATCTAGTTCATGTAAAAAGGATATACCTTTAAATACTGATTATGTATTAATGTTAACAGATTTTCTAAATCATAATGCAATGTATAAATATAGAAAAGAAGCAAAAAAGAAAAATATACCTTTAATTTGTTCAAAAAGAAGTGCGAGTTCAGTTTATTGTGAAGTATGTAAATTTTTAAAAATGAATAGTTGTAAGGATTAA
- a CDS encoding Opr family porin: MKKISLIAASLLLSSNLVAADNSFDSAIKSGTVSGDVTLYGETQSNSGSNKDSGFTMGSINIGYETGDYYGFKAAVGARANHDFSEEEDGDYDGGNDDTKALMHTANISYTNEYFGLTVGRQEIDLEWMGDFHEAVVLGITAIPDTTVVLGYSNRQAVADSDAVLEKFTKFNEDDGAYVLDVKYEGIEGLVINPYYYDADNIASWYGLKADYDNDMFGITAHGAKSNEDGSSEDGQILHLEGRTNISGFDLTAGYITTDNDAGIASIGSLGDNINPWDRITGGDGNHVYDADADTAFIHVGYDLNGLELAALYGQTDYASDKEKELNLTANYGITDHFSVGALFIDVDAEDGDDDYNKFALTLEYAF; the protein is encoded by the coding sequence ATGAAAAAAATTAGTTTAATAGCAGCATCTTTATTATTATCAAGTAATTTAGTTGCAGCAGATAACAGTTTTGATAGCGCAATCAAATCTGGTACAGTAAGTGGTGATGTTACTTTATATGGTGAAACACAATCAAATAGTGGTTCGAATAAAGATTCAGGTTTTACTATGGGTTCTATTAATATAGGATATGAAACTGGAGATTATTACGGATTTAAAGCTGCAGTTGGAGCTAGAGCAAATCATGATTTTTCTGAAGAAGAAGATGGAGATTATGATGGTGGTAATGATGATACAAAAGCTTTAATGCATACAGCAAACATTTCATATACAAATGAATATTTTGGTTTAACAGTTGGTAGACAAGAGATTGATTTAGAGTGGATGGGTGATTTCCATGAAGCAGTTGTTTTAGGTATTACAGCTATTCCTGATACTACGGTAGTTTTAGGTTACTCAAATAGACAAGCTGTTGCAGATTCAGATGCAGTATTAGAAAAATTTACTAAATTTAACGAAGATGATGGTGCTTATGTATTAGATGTTAAATATGAAGGAATTGAAGGTCTTGTTATTAATCCTTATTACTATGATGCAGATAATATTGCTTCATGGTATGGTTTAAAAGCTGATTATGATAATGATATGTTTGGAATTACTGCACATGGTGCAAAAAGTAATGAAGATGGTAGTTCTGAAGATGGTCAAATTTTACATCTTGAAGGTAGAACAAATATTTCTGGTTTTGATTTAACAGCAGGGTATATCACAACAGATAATGATGCAGGTATTGCAAGTATTGGATCTTTAGGTGATAATATTAACCCTTGGGATAGAATTACAGGTGGTGATGGTAATCATGTTTATGATGCTGATGCTGATACTGCATTTATTCATGTAGGATATGACTTAAACGGATTAGAACTAGCTGCATTATACGGTCAAACTGATTATGCAAGTGATAAAGAAAAAGAATTAAATCTTACTGCTAATTATGGTATTACTGACCATTTTTCAGTTGGAGCTTTATTTATAGATGTTGATGCCGAAGATGGTGATGATGACTATAATAAGTTTGCATTAACTTTAGAGTATGCATTCTAA